A stretch of Plesiomonas shigelloides DNA encodes these proteins:
- the ccmA gene encoding cytochrome c biogenesis heme-transporting ATPase CcmA: MLTTSSLTCQRGERVLLHDLQFSASAGEMVQIEGPNGAGKTTLLRILAGLALPDTGEVLWQGEPIRHQRERYQESLLYLGHHPGLKRVLTAYENLAFYQQVSGGQCDDNALWDALAHVDLEGFEDVPVAQLSAGQQRRVALARLWLSQHPLWILDEPLTAIDKSGVAKLLGLFERHISSGGIIILTTHQDLNYPNMRHFRLGNME; the protein is encoded by the coding sequence ATGCTGACAACCTCCAGTCTGACATGCCAACGTGGCGAGCGAGTCTTACTGCATGATTTGCAGTTCTCCGCCAGTGCGGGAGAAATGGTACAAATTGAGGGGCCAAACGGTGCCGGCAAAACCACGTTGCTGCGTATTTTGGCCGGTTTAGCGCTACCCGATACCGGTGAAGTGCTATGGCAGGGCGAGCCGATTCGCCACCAGCGCGAACGTTATCAAGAAAGCTTGCTGTATTTGGGACACCATCCGGGGTTGAAACGGGTGCTGACCGCCTATGAAAATCTGGCGTTCTATCAGCAAGTGTCAGGTGGGCAGTGTGACGACAACGCGTTGTGGGATGCGCTGGCGCACGTGGATCTCGAAGGTTTTGAAGATGTGCCGGTGGCCCAGCTTTCCGCAGGTCAGCAACGCCGCGTAGCTCTGGCGCGATTGTGGCTTAGCCAACATCCACTTTGGATCCTTGATGAACCGCTGACCGCCATTGATAAATCCGGTGTTGCCAAATTGCTGGGATTATTTGAACGGCATATTTCCAGTGGTGGGATTATTATCCTTACTACGCATCAGGACTTAAATTACCCCAATATGCGCCATTTTCGGCTCGGCAATATGGAATAA
- the ccmB gene encoding heme exporter protein CcmB: protein MLLAIIKRELKIAFRNSTEIVNPLLFFVIVITLFPLSIGPEPKLLERIAPGIIWVAALLSSLLSLERLFKDDYLDGSLEQLMLLPVPLPLIVCAKVISHWLLTGLPLLILSPLIAVLLSLKPEVWLTMATTLLLGTPTLSFIGAIGAALTVGLRKGGVLLSLLILPLFIPVLIFATATLDASIMGMPLSGYLAILGAMLMGSITLSPFAAAAALRISVQ, encoded by the coding sequence ATGCTATTGGCAATAATTAAACGTGAGCTGAAAATTGCGTTTCGAAATTCAACGGAAATTGTTAATCCGCTGCTGTTTTTTGTGATTGTGATTACCTTGTTTCCATTGAGTATTGGCCCTGAACCCAAATTATTGGAGCGGATTGCGCCTGGTATTATCTGGGTTGCCGCGCTCTTATCTTCTTTACTCTCTTTAGAGCGCTTATTTAAGGATGATTATCTAGATGGTTCGTTAGAGCAGTTGATGCTACTGCCTGTGCCGTTACCTTTGATTGTCTGTGCTAAAGTCATCTCTCATTGGCTGTTGACCGGCCTGCCGCTATTGATTTTATCACCGCTTATTGCAGTATTACTGTCGCTCAAACCTGAGGTCTGGTTGACCATGGCCACCACGTTGCTGCTGGGGACGCCAACCTTGAGTTTTATTGGCGCCATTGGCGCGGCATTAACCGTGGGGTTACGCAAGGGCGGGGTACTGCTGAGTTTGCTGATTTTGCCGCTGTTTATCCCCGTGTTGATTTTTGCCACCGCTACGCTGGATGCGTCAATTATGGGCATGCCACTGAGCGGCTATTTGGCCATTTTAGGCGCCATGCTCATGGGCAGCATCACCTTATCGCCGTTTGCCGCTGCCGCCGCGCTGCGCATTAGTGTGCAATAA